A single window of Methylobacterium nodulans ORS 2060 DNA harbors:
- a CDS encoding transcriptional regulator, protein MADAINTKPWDPVEYLDSISTVTAYLEAALEDGSPILLAKAVENSIRALGRIEARVVANPLG, encoded by the coding sequence ATGGCCGACGCGATCAATACCAAGCCATGGGATCCGGTGGAGTACCTGGACTCCATCTCCACCGTGACCGCCTACCTCGAAGCAGCCCTTGAGGACGGGAGCCCGATCCTGCTCGCGAAAGCAGTCGAGAACTCTATTCGCGCTCTGGGCCGGATTGAGGCTCGCGTCGTCGCTAATCCGCTCGGGTGA
- a CDS encoding phage portal protein, with product MRIFGLTITREKAAPTASPVDTRGGWWGIVREAFTGAWQKSVEVRLDTVLTYSAVFRCVSLIASDIAKMRLRLVSQDADGIWTETSSPSFSPVLRKPNRFQNRIQFITSWVESKLIHGNTYVLKERDSRRVVVALSVLDPTRVKPLVAPDGEVFYQLSRDDLAGVSDLDAALLVPASEIIHDRWNTLHHPLVGTSPIYACGLAAVQGIRIQTNSAHFFGNGSQPSGILVAPGPVSEENAKRLKAHWEQNFTGPNVGRVAVLGDGLRYEPMAVKASDAQLIEQLKWSAETVCSVFGVPAYKIGVGAPPAYTNIEALDAQYYAQCLQIHIESIELCLDEGLALPAPYGTEFELDTLLRMDTATQIRTYAEGVKGGLLKPDEGRAKLGLPPVTGGNAVYLQQQNFSLAALAKRDAQADPFNPSAPASPPPEPAPPPDAAEEVSRFASALRLKLAEAIVNA from the coding sequence GTGCGCATCTTCGGGCTGACGATCACCCGCGAGAAGGCGGCCCCGACTGCCTCTCCGGTCGACACCCGCGGCGGCTGGTGGGGCATTGTCCGGGAGGCCTTCACGGGGGCGTGGCAGAAGAGTGTCGAGGTGAGGCTCGACACGGTGCTGACCTACAGCGCCGTGTTCCGCTGCGTGTCCCTCATCGCCTCGGATATCGCCAAGATGCGCCTGCGGCTCGTGTCGCAGGATGCGGACGGGATCTGGACCGAGACCAGCAGCCCGTCCTTCTCGCCGGTCCTGCGCAAGCCGAACCGCTTCCAGAACCGGATCCAGTTCATCACGAGCTGGGTCGAGTCGAAGCTGATCCACGGCAACACCTACGTGCTCAAGGAGCGCGACAGCCGTCGCGTGGTGGTCGCCCTCTCCGTGCTCGACCCCACCCGCGTGAAGCCGCTGGTCGCCCCCGACGGCGAGGTCTTCTACCAGCTCTCCCGCGACGATCTGGCCGGGGTCAGCGACCTGGATGCCGCCCTGCTCGTGCCGGCCAGCGAGATCATCCACGACCGCTGGAACACGCTCCATCACCCGCTGGTCGGCACCTCCCCCATCTACGCCTGCGGTCTCGCCGCGGTGCAGGGGATCCGGATCCAGACCAACAGCGCGCACTTCTTCGGCAACGGCTCGCAGCCGAGCGGGATCCTGGTGGCGCCCGGCCCGGTCTCGGAGGAGAACGCCAAGCGCCTGAAGGCGCATTGGGAGCAGAACTTCACGGGCCCGAACGTCGGCCGGGTGGCGGTGCTGGGCGACGGCCTGCGCTACGAGCCCATGGCCGTGAAGGCCAGCGATGCCCAGCTGATCGAGCAGCTGAAGTGGAGCGCCGAGACGGTCTGCTCGGTGTTCGGGGTGCCGGCCTACAAGATCGGGGTCGGCGCGCCGCCCGCCTACACCAACATCGAGGCCTTGGACGCGCAATACTATGCGCAGTGCCTGCAGATCCACATCGAGAGCATCGAGCTGTGCCTCGATGAGGGGCTTGCTCTGCCGGCGCCGTATGGGACCGAGTTCGAGCTCGACACCCTCCTGCGCATGGATACCGCGACCCAGATCCGGACCTACGCCGAGGGCGTGAAGGGCGGCCTGCTGAAGCCGGACGAGGGCCGGGCGAAGCTCGGGCTGCCGCCGGTGACCGGCGGCAACGCGGTCTACCTGCAGCAGCAGAATTTCAGCCTCGCGGCGCTGGCCAAGCGCGACGCCCAGGCCGACCCGTTCAATCCCTCCGCCCCCGCATCTCCGCCCCCAGAGCCCGCGCCGCCGCCAGACGCGGCAGAGGAGGTCAGTCGCTTCGCCTCAGCGCTGCGGCTCAAGCTGGCAGAGGCGATTGTGAATGCGTGA
- a CDS encoding NlpC/P60 family protein encodes MSLAFAFDDGLTTRWSAAVDAHKRHAHAEWPREAGGLIREDGSYAPLRNIAGEPLTEFETDPAEVEAVSGHRYLAVLHSHCSVEDPATGKVTPPPDCPSGADMEAQMATAVPWGISLCLSTGCADPFWFGDQVPRPPLLGRPFRHGVNDCYSLGRDWHREVAGIEIPDFVRNPDWWQPRDGQPQLDLYRDGFERAGFRRVERGPEGPLPGDCFLCRVRSPVLNHGGIYIGGGLILHHLAHQLSGRDPASVWRSKLDFLVRHTDLPDDWRPPA; translated from the coding sequence GTGTCGCTCGCGTTCGCGTTTGACGACGGCCTCACCACCCGCTGGAGCGCCGCGGTGGACGCGCACAAGCGCCACGCTCATGCCGAGTGGCCGCGCGAGGCCGGCGGCCTGATCCGCGAGGACGGCTCCTACGCCCCGCTCCGGAACATCGCCGGCGAGCCGTTGACGGAGTTCGAGACCGACCCGGCCGAGGTGGAGGCGGTGAGCGGGCACCGCTACCTCGCGGTCCTGCATTCGCACTGCTCGGTCGAGGATCCGGCGACCGGCAAGGTCACCCCGCCGCCGGACTGTCCCTCGGGCGCCGACATGGAGGCGCAGATGGCCACGGCGGTGCCGTGGGGCATCTCGCTCTGCCTCTCGACCGGCTGCGCCGACCCGTTCTGGTTCGGGGATCAGGTGCCGCGCCCGCCGCTGCTCGGCCGCCCGTTCCGGCACGGGGTCAACGATTGCTACAGCCTGGGGCGCGACTGGCACCGCGAGGTGGCCGGGATCGAGATCCCCGACTTCGTGCGCAACCCGGACTGGTGGCAGCCGCGGGACGGCCAGCCCCAACTCGATCTCTACCGCGACGGCTTCGAGCGGGCGGGCTTCCGGCGCGTCGAGCGCGGCCCCGAGGGCCCGCTGCCGGGCGACTGCTTCCTGTGCCGCGTCCGCTCCCCCGTGCTGAACCACGGCGGGATCTACATCGGGGGCGGCCTCATCCTGCACCACCTCGCGCACCAGCTGTCCGGTCGCGACCCCGCCTCGGTCTGGCGGAGCAAGCTCGACTTCCTGGTGCGCCACACGGATCTGCCCGACGACTGGAGGCCTCCGGCATGA
- a CDS encoding phage tail terminator-like protein — protein sequence MALSTVMAAVKARLDETWTRCPVVYPNTKGTTPKDGSRYLAVSYPLASSEPITVGSPGSTVYRETGTFRLVLHLERGLGVDEGSAWMDELAALFRGLTVGHFRCYGPTSPAHDDRNDLGNYYALSISVPYEADSVG from the coding sequence ATGGCCCTGAGCACCGTCATGGCGGCCGTGAAGGCGCGCCTGGACGAGACCTGGACCCGCTGCCCCGTCGTGTACCCGAACACCAAGGGCACCACGCCCAAGGACGGCTCGCGCTACCTCGCGGTCTCCTACCCCCTGGCCAGCTCCGAGCCCATCACCGTCGGCTCACCGGGCAGCACCGTGTACCGCGAGACCGGCACCTTCCGCCTCGTCCTGCACCTCGAACGCGGCCTGGGGGTTGATGAAGGCTCGGCCTGGATGGACGAGCTCGCCGCTCTCTTCCGGGGCCTGACCGTCGGCCACTTCCGCTGCTACGGCCCGACGTCCCCCGCCCACGACGATCGGAACGACCTCGGCAACTACTACGCGCTGTCGATCTCCGTGCCGTATGAGGCCGATTCCGTCGGCTGA
- a CDS encoding phage tail length tape measure family protein has protein sequence MASIESIRQLTIQARTQGFADAQRKIESTSGSIGTMAGAMDRLERSFDPLYRAHDQLSRISRTLALAVSSGTTTQERANQIWELATQKILKYSEAMDRAARAQRQWATLSTQGQAQLASVNADNLVRQASRRMGSLSYAAGTITNDAQNRAIAASLDPLTAAQQKRDDQLAKADAALKARIITEDQHKRAVAQTNAVYVAQEQAIRRFISNTDASGKAAKLSAYELQNLGYQANDVFSSLASGISPMQTLAQQGPQIYQIMAGSQGGLKGAITGIGSSAMGALRSVGLLGGALGAMGVAAVTATAAALSYGSSMRETDRLLAGMGRASGVSAGQVTAAGEAIAAASEVSRREARTMAATFASTGKIGADMLVGLGKTAKDFAATTGQELPDAYKELAQAFADPARGAETLNEKLGFLNARTRENIQTLVAQGDRLGAQRVLLDAYAASLTKAANLTSSLGDKTSAFGRIFGDVWDKIGERMADAFGGPGIDRQIKLLEEQLQSNRSARGGLLGNLPGASGRLDAEAADIRKRIDLLKQEQRAQAAVRERSAASQRGLEVMDLVRQLDTSQRELRDTENAAEKLRKAISDPAKFMLDGTQLGQVQAAFERLSSLARTMREDVEKWGSVASAQMVRAAQNANANVGLNSVDRAKAEETQRLAAALRAQGLEKLPKRTDVEAEFAAREALADPRDLAMIRAERDARLKVIASRDAEVEVSRLNIERIQKEAEERAKATAVQGDFIQAMINHESGGDRFARNPRSTATGLGQFIEETWERLFRKAFPDRAANMSRDEILGRRTDREDSITLIRVLAEENRRALEKANLPTTNRNQYVAWFAGADRATRLLNADPNEAASAYFSQKAINANPGIIAGRTVGQFLDWADRVINRNTQGNVATRRQADILGAQVRTTDETTYEAARREKAQELLNEAVEKGTRLGLEYQNAQKLINDGLGKVSEGARGEAQALLESADAWAKRNAQVQNSALMREVRFETEQLGRTDSEQRIASRLRGTGLGMDSPEAEGMRMVDTLKEAKDIAKDAFSGLASDLRRGVSAAEALKNVFDRIIDKLMNKGIDALVSGLFDGIGGGSRALPTMAQGGYGPDLPGGGSLGGLGSIMAAASKFFGFADGGYTGAGGRFEPAGIVHRGEYVLDAATTSRIGVSALDTLRANLRGYAAGGYVAPAGAAVSAAMQQAANANAAQQGPVFNATINTQSTGDPEADQRNADANAKAMRAEYERMWMAMAQREMRPGGTLHAAGARRAS, from the coding sequence ATGGCGTCCATCGAGAGCATCCGCCAGCTGACCATCCAGGCCCGCACGCAGGGCTTCGCGGATGCGCAGCGCAAGATCGAGAGCACCAGTGGCTCCATCGGCACGATGGCGGGCGCCATGGATCGCCTCGAGCGGTCCTTCGATCCGCTCTACCGGGCCCATGACCAGCTCTCCCGGATCTCGCGCACCCTGGCGCTCGCTGTCTCGAGCGGGACGACCACGCAGGAGCGCGCCAACCAGATCTGGGAGCTCGCGACCCAAAAAATCCTGAAGTACAGCGAGGCGATGGACCGCGCGGCGCGCGCGCAGCGCCAGTGGGCCACCCTCAGCACGCAGGGGCAGGCGCAGCTCGCCTCCGTAAACGCCGACAACCTCGTCCGGCAAGCCAGCCGGCGCATGGGCTCGCTCAGCTACGCCGCCGGCACGATCACGAACGACGCCCAGAACCGCGCGATCGCCGCTTCCCTCGACCCCCTGACGGCGGCCCAGCAGAAGCGCGACGATCAGCTGGCCAAGGCAGACGCGGCGCTCAAGGCCCGGATCATCACCGAGGACCAACACAAGCGCGCGGTCGCCCAGACGAATGCCGTCTACGTGGCGCAGGAGCAGGCGATCCGGCGCTTCATTTCGAACACGGACGCCTCGGGCAAGGCCGCGAAGCTCTCCGCCTACGAGCTGCAGAACCTCGGCTATCAGGCCAACGACGTCTTCTCGTCGCTGGCGTCCGGCATCTCGCCGATGCAGACCCTGGCCCAGCAGGGCCCGCAGATCTACCAGATCATGGCGGGGTCGCAGGGCGGTCTGAAGGGCGCGATCACGGGCATCGGCTCCAGCGCCATGGGGGCGCTCCGCAGCGTCGGGCTCCTCGGGGGCGCCCTCGGCGCGATGGGCGTGGCCGCCGTCACCGCCACCGCTGCGGCCTTGTCCTACGGCTCCAGCATGCGGGAGACGGACCGCCTGCTCGCCGGCATGGGGCGGGCATCGGGGGTGTCGGCCGGGCAGGTCACTGCGGCCGGCGAGGCGATCGCCGCGGCGAGCGAGGTCTCGCGGCGCGAGGCCCGCACCATGGCGGCCACCTTCGCCTCCACGGGCAAGATCGGCGCCGACATGCTGGTCGGGCTCGGCAAGACGGCCAAGGACTTCGCCGCCACGACCGGTCAGGAGCTGCCCGACGCCTACAAGGAGCTGGCCCAGGCCTTCGCGGATCCCGCGCGCGGCGCGGAGACCCTGAACGAGAAGCTCGGGTTCCTGAACGCCCGCACCCGCGAGAACATCCAGACCCTCGTGGCCCAGGGTGACCGGCTCGGCGCGCAGCGGGTGCTCCTCGACGCCTACGCGGCCAGTCTGACCAAGGCGGCCAACCTCACCTCCTCGCTCGGCGACAAGACCTCCGCCTTCGGGCGGATCTTCGGCGACGTCTGGGACAAGATCGGCGAGCGCATGGCCGATGCGTTCGGCGGCCCCGGCATCGACCGCCAGATCAAGCTCCTCGAGGAGCAGCTGCAGTCCAACCGCTCGGCGCGCGGCGGCCTCCTGGGCAATCTCCCGGGCGCATCCGGCCGCCTCGATGCCGAAGCCGCGGACATCCGGAAGCGGATCGACCTGCTCAAGCAGGAGCAGCGGGCCCAGGCTGCCGTGCGCGAGCGGTCCGCGGCCTCGCAGCGCGGTCTGGAGGTCATGGACCTCGTCCGGCAGCTGGACACCTCCCAGCGCGAGCTGCGGGACACCGAGAACGCCGCCGAGAAGCTGCGCAAGGCGATCTCCGACCCCGCCAAATTCATGCTGGACGGAACCCAGCTGGGGCAGGTCCAGGCGGCCTTCGAGCGCCTCTCCAGCCTTGCGCGCACCATGCGCGAGGACGTGGAGAAGTGGGGCTCGGTCGCGTCCGCGCAGATGGTGCGCGCGGCTCAGAACGCGAACGCCAACGTCGGGCTCAACTCGGTCGACCGGGCGAAGGCCGAGGAGACCCAACGGCTCGCGGCGGCGCTGCGCGCCCAGGGCCTCGAGAAGCTGCCGAAGCGCACGGACGTCGAGGCGGAGTTCGCCGCGCGCGAGGCCCTCGCCGACCCGCGCGACCTCGCCATGATCCGGGCGGAGCGCGACGCCCGCCTGAAGGTGATCGCGTCCCGTGACGCCGAGGTCGAGGTGTCCCGGCTCAACATCGAGCGCATCCAGAAGGAGGCCGAGGAGCGGGCCAAGGCGACCGCGGTCCAGGGCGACTTCATCCAGGCGATGATCAACCACGAGAGTGGTGGCGACCGCTTCGCGAGGAACCCGCGCTCGACCGCGACGGGCCTCGGCCAGTTCATCGAGGAGACCTGGGAGCGGCTGTTCCGGAAGGCCTTCCCCGACCGCGCGGCCAACATGAGCCGCGACGAGATCCTCGGCCGGCGCACCGACCGTGAGGACAGCATCACGCTGATCCGCGTCCTCGCCGAGGAGAACCGCCGGGCGCTGGAGAAGGCCAACCTGCCGACCACCAACCGGAACCAGTACGTCGCGTGGTTCGCCGGCGCCGACCGTGCCACCCGGCTGTTGAACGCCGATCCGAACGAGGCGGCGTCCGCCTACTTCTCCCAGAAGGCGATCAACGCCAACCCGGGCATCATCGCTGGCCGGACGGTCGGGCAGTTCCTCGACTGGGCCGACCGGGTCATCAACCGGAACACGCAGGGCAACGTCGCGACGCGGCGGCAGGCGGACATCCTCGGGGCCCAGGTGAGGACGACGGACGAGACCACCTATGAGGCGGCCCGGCGCGAGAAGGCGCAGGAGCTCCTCAACGAGGCGGTCGAGAAGGGCACCCGGCTCGGACTGGAGTACCAGAACGCCCAGAAGCTCATCAACGACGGCCTGGGCAAGGTCTCGGAGGGCGCCCGTGGGGAGGCGCAGGCCCTGCTGGAGAGCGCCGACGCCTGGGCCAAGCGCAACGCCCAGGTCCAGAACAGCGCCCTGATGCGCGAGGTGAGGTTCGAGACCGAGCAGCTCGGACGCACCGACAGCGAGCAGCGGATCGCCTCCCGCCTGCGCGGCACCGGCCTCGGCATGGACAGTCCGGAGGCCGAGGGGATGCGGATGGTCGACACCCTGAAGGAAGCGAAGGACATCGCCAAGGACGCCTTCTCCGGCCTCGCCTCGGATCTCCGCCGCGGTGTCTCCGCGGCCGAGGCGCTCAAGAACGTCTTCGACCGCATCATCGACAAGCTGATGAACAAGGGCATCGACGCCCTGGTCAGCGGTCTGTTCGATGGCATCGGCGGCGGCTCGCGCGCCCTGCCGACGATGGCGCAGGGCGGCTACGGGCCCGACCTTCCGGGGGGCGGCTCATTGGGCGGGCTGGGCAGCATCATGGCTGCGGCCAGCAAGTTCTTCGGCTTTGCGGATGGCGGCTACACCGGCGCGGGCGGCCGCTTCGAGCCGGCCGGCATTGTCCACCGCGGCGAATACGTGCTCGACGCGGCGACCACGTCGCGGATTGGAGTGTCGGCCCTGGACACCCTCCGGGCGAACCTCCGGGGCTATGCCGCTGGCGGCTATGTGGCGCCGGCCGGCGCCGCGGTTTCGGCGGCCATGCAGCAAGCCGCAAACGCCAACGCGGCCCAGCAGGGACCGGTCTTCAACGCCACCATCAACACGCAGTCGACGGGCGACCCGGAGGCCGACCAGCGCAACGCCGACGCGAACGCCAAGGCGATGCGGGCCGAATATGAGCGGATGTGGATGGCAATGGCGCAGCGCGAGATGCGGCCGGGCGGGACGCTGCACGCCGCTGGCGCGCGGCGGGCATCGTGA
- a CDS encoding tail assembly protein, with the protein MMRTVRLYGSLAEQFGSSFRLDVRSLAEACRALGAQLPGFRQAIEEGRFRVTLGRSRRTGWQLDKDLISFGLPEGDLHIVPVIRARKSGMSIGKIIVGTLIAVATWWMGGPAWLISMGAMVALQGVSSLLSPKKKTEKQKKSYMFQGADNVSEQGIPVPLIYGRAMVNPITISAGVTTANSTGLPTA; encoded by the coding sequence ATGATGCGGACCGTGCGCCTCTACGGCTCCCTGGCCGAGCAGTTCGGCTCCTCCTTCCGCCTCGACGTGCGCTCGCTGGCGGAGGCCTGCCGCGCGCTCGGCGCGCAACTGCCGGGATTCCGGCAGGCGATCGAGGAAGGCCGGTTCCGGGTCACCCTCGGCCGGAGCCGGCGCACCGGCTGGCAGCTGGACAAGGATCTGATCAGCTTCGGGCTGCCCGAGGGCGACCTGCACATCGTGCCGGTGATCCGCGCCCGCAAGTCCGGCATGTCGATCGGCAAGATCATCGTCGGCACGCTGATTGCGGTCGCCACCTGGTGGATGGGCGGCCCGGCGTGGCTGATCAGCATGGGCGCCATGGTTGCCCTCCAGGGCGTGTCCTCCCTGCTGTCCCCCAAGAAGAAGACCGAGAAGCAGAAGAAGTCCTACATGTTCCAGGGCGCCGACAACGTCTCGGAACAGGGCATCCCCGTGCCGCTCATTTACGGGCGCGCCATGGTGAACCCGATCACGATCTCTGCTGGCGTGACCACGGCCAACAGCACCGGCCTGCCGACCGCGTAA
- a CDS encoding phage tail tube protein: MTIAAGSGRQIAYVLETAYGVVPATPTFKLLRSTGGGPRTDKATAVSDEIRADRNVSDEQQVGQDVTGGYNFELSYGSLDDILEAALCGTWAGNVLKNGTVQRSLTFEERLDLGGGSFSFSRFSGCVINTFTLAINSRALITGSFDLLGRSEALDTAIIAGATYTAANTKAIQSASGSVAGLTVGGATSKVRQLSLAVANNGRTRPLVGSLYTDSIGLGRADVTGSLQVYFETNTLYQRVLNHEGGAISFTVGTVANEKYTFSMPNALFLNGERQPGGNTDDAMVTIPFRARFDSGIGASIQITRGVA, from the coding sequence ATGACCATTGCAGCAGGCAGTGGGCGTCAGATCGCCTACGTCCTTGAGACCGCCTACGGAGTGGTGCCGGCCACGCCTACCTTCAAGCTGCTGCGCTCGACCGGCGGCGGGCCGCGGACCGACAAGGCGACCGCGGTCTCGGACGAGATCCGCGCCGACCGCAACGTCTCGGACGAGCAGCAGGTCGGCCAGGACGTCACCGGCGGCTACAACTTCGAGCTCAGCTACGGCTCGCTGGACGACATCCTGGAGGCCGCGCTGTGCGGCACCTGGGCCGGGAATGTCCTGAAGAACGGGACGGTTCAGCGCTCGCTGACCTTCGAGGAGCGGCTCGACCTCGGCGGGGGCAGCTTCAGCTTCAGCCGCTTCAGCGGGTGCGTGATCAACACCTTCACCCTGGCGATCAACTCGCGCGCCCTGATCACCGGCTCCTTCGACCTGCTGGGCCGGAGCGAGGCGCTCGACACGGCGATCATCGCGGGCGCGACCTACACGGCCGCGAACACCAAGGCGATCCAGTCGGCAAGTGGCAGCGTCGCGGGGCTGACTGTCGGCGGGGCGACCTCCAAGGTGCGCCAGCTGAGCCTCGCGGTCGCCAACAACGGCCGCACCCGCCCGCTGGTCGGCTCGCTGTACACCGACAGCATCGGCCTCGGCCGCGCCGACGTGACCGGCTCGCTGCAGGTCTACTTCGAGACCAACACGCTCTACCAGCGCGTCCTCAACCACGAGGGTGGCGCGATCTCCTTCACGGTCGGGACGGTCGCCAATGAGAAGTACACCTTCTCGATGCCGAACGCCCTGTTCCTGAATGGTGAACGCCAGCCGGGCGGCAACACGGATGACGCGATGGTCACCATTCCGTTCCGCGCCCGCTTCGACAGCGGCATCGGCGCCTCCATCCAGATCACGCGTGGCGTGGCGTGA
- a CDS encoding phage tail assembly chaperone, with translation MPELAATAWDCFWDLTGERPLGFGAVGQIPWSTIAAWADRHGIHCNDQFERLKRLVVALDRRWLEHLRASAPTPPPSPGAG, from the coding sequence TTGCCGGAGCTGGCCGCGACGGCCTGGGACTGCTTCTGGGACCTGACGGGGGAGAGGCCGCTGGGCTTCGGCGCCGTCGGTCAGATCCCCTGGTCCACGATTGCCGCCTGGGCCGACCGGCACGGCATCCACTGCAACGACCAATTCGAGCGCCTCAAACGCTTGGTCGTCGCCCTTGATCGGAGGTGGCTCGAGCACCTCCGCGCGTCGGCTCCCACGCCGCCGCCCTCTCCCGGCGCGGGGTGA
- a CDS encoding phage tail protein: protein MAYPSFPTLGIGPYGPVTTGSSRISRMAVLTATFGDRYSQRTGDGINPLTRDFNYRSVPLAADKIEALEAFLVSRKGYLPFLFQVPYEPAPRQFICDTWTTDYSDRLQSTLTATFKENFDP, encoded by the coding sequence TTGGCCTACCCGAGCTTCCCCACGCTCGGGATCGGCCCCTACGGGCCGGTCACGACGGGCTCGTCGCGGATCTCCAGGATGGCGGTGCTCACCGCCACCTTCGGCGACCGCTACAGCCAGCGCACGGGCGACGGCATCAATCCGCTGACGCGGGACTTCAACTATCGCTCCGTCCCGCTCGCAGCTGACAAGATCGAAGCGCTGGAGGCCTTCCTGGTCAGCCGCAAGGGCTACCTGCCCTTCCTGTTCCAGGTCCCGTACGAGCCGGCGCCCCGGCAGTTCATCTGCGACACCTGGACCACCGACTATTCGGATCGGCTCCAGAGCACGCTGACGGCGACGTTCAAGGAGAACTTCGACCCGTGA
- a CDS encoding phage minor tail protein L: protein MTSPNTALIRAGQSLTPGDLVALFIIDLSPIRVNQQFAFTSEADRARGPLTFRGVTYTPLDVKAEGFEMTGHGQMPQPKISVSNATRLMSSATLLYQDLIGARLIRTRTYAQFLDDGETPDAEAAYAQDIYRFEQKVEHSKHQIVWTLAADMDQEGRELPARLIVRDICLWRYRRWDAEKGDWDYSHVTCPYTGPQAYDRFGNPTTPDKDEPSRHVTTCCKVRFGADAPLPFGGFPGVARVRV, encoded by the coding sequence GTGACCTCTCCGAATACCGCTCTCATCCGCGCGGGCCAGAGCCTCACGCCGGGCGATCTCGTCGCGCTGTTCATCATCGACCTGTCGCCGATCCGGGTGAACCAGCAGTTCGCGTTCACGTCCGAGGCGGACCGGGCGCGCGGCCCGCTGACGTTCCGGGGCGTGACCTACACGCCGCTCGACGTGAAGGCCGAGGGCTTCGAGATGACCGGCCACGGGCAGATGCCCCAGCCGAAGATCAGCGTCTCGAACGCCACCCGGTTGATGTCGTCGGCGACGCTGCTCTACCAGGACCTGATCGGCGCCCGGCTCATCCGCACGCGCACCTACGCGCAGTTCCTCGATGACGGTGAGACACCCGACGCCGAGGCGGCCTACGCCCAGGACATCTACCGCTTCGAGCAGAAGGTCGAGCACTCGAAGCACCAGATCGTCTGGACCCTCGCGGCCGACATGGACCAGGAGGGCCGCGAGCTGCCCGCCCGGCTGATCGTCCGCGACATCTGCCTGTGGCGGTACCGGCGCTGGGACGCTGAGAAGGGGGACTGGGACTATTCCCACGTGACGTGCCCCTACACGGGTCCTCAGGCCTACGACCGGTTCGGCAATCCCACCACACCCGACAAGGACGAGCCCAGCCGGCACGTCACCACCTGCTGCAAGGTCCGCTTCGGCGCCGACGCGCCACTGCCCTTCGGAGGCTTTCCCGGTGTCGCTCGCGTTCGCGTTTGA